From Oncorhynchus masou masou isolate Uvic2021 chromosome 7, UVic_Omas_1.1, whole genome shotgun sequence, one genomic window encodes:
- the sft2d2b gene encoding SFT2 domain containing 2b has protein sequence MDKLKKVLSGQDGNNDDGDILQAANQASTLGWGTRMKGFIACFVLGVLCSILGTCLLWIPRVGLILFAVLYTLGNVASLCSTMFLMGPLNQLKRMCAKERALATAIMLTCLVLTMCSAFWWKNNGLALLFCILQFLAFAWYGLSYIPFARDAVIKAFSVCLK, from the exons ATGGACAAACTAAAGAAAGTTTTGAGTGGCCAAGATGGCAACAATGATGACGGCGACATATTGCAA GCGGCGAACCAAGCCTCCACCCTGGGCTGGGGCACGCGCATGAAGGGCTTTATCGCATGTTTCGTGCTCGGGGTCTTGTGTTCCATTTTG GGGACATGCTTGCTGTGGATTCCAAGGGTTGGTCTTATTCTGTTTGCCGTGCTGTACACACTTGGCAATGTTGCCTCTCTGTGCAG CACTATGTTCCTGATGGGACCCCTTAATCAGCTGAAGAGGATGTGTGCCAAAGAAAGAGCACTGGCCACAGCTATCATGCTG ACCTGTCTGGTGCTAACTATGTGTTCTGCTTTCTGG tgGAAGAATAATGGTCTAGCCTTACTCTTCTGTATTCTACAGTTTCTGGCCTTCGCTTG GTATGGCCTGTCCTACATTCCATTCGCTAG GGATGCCGTGATAAaggccttctctgtctgtctgaagtga
- the tbx19 gene encoding LOW QUALITY PROTEIN: T-box transcription factor TBX19 (The sequence of the model RefSeq protein was modified relative to this genomic sequence to represent the inferred CDS: inserted 1 base in 1 codon): MKVEGLAEGRAGGNPCPGPASQCCISRLLSVVESELQAGREKGDPTEKQLKVTLEEAELWRKFKEVTNEMIVTKSGRRMFPVLKVSVSGLDPNAMYSFLLDFQPADSHRWKYVNGEWVTAGKPEPAGNGCVYIHPDSPNFGAHWMKAPVSFSKVKLTNKLNGGGQIMLNSLHKYEPQLHIVRVGGSHRMVTNVSFSETQFIAVTAYQNEEITALKIKYNPFAKAFLDAKERNHPNSPLESPFDSHMGIQHCGWFLSNPDSLCSGGGPSFPYSGGLPLAXPHGYKHYPPRPAPYPPSYLPHRTHPSVSLSEGLQVLSGGPDGWSSVSSPGPSSSALPMTTPSSPPSTNSSSQYPCLWTVGRTDGSPASSPCAQLHGPINSESHPQPPNHVRLGGPGWPPVSSHSF; encoded by the exons ATGAAGGTTGAGGGTTTAGCTGAAGGCAGGGCTGGGGGTAACCCCTGCCCTGGTCCTGCCAGCCAGTGCTGTATCTCGCGACTGCTAAGCGTGGTGGAGAGTGAGTTGCAAGCGGGGCGCGAGAAGGGGGACCCCACGGAGAAGCAGCTGAAGGTGACGCTCGAGGAAGCGGAACTGTGGCGGAAGTTTAAGGAAGTCACCAATGAGATGATAGTCACCAAGAGCGGCAG GAGGATGTTTCCGGTGCTGAAAGTGAGTGTATCGGGTTTGGACCCCAACGCCATGTACTCCTTCCTGCTGGACTTCCAGCCAGCTGACAGCCACCGCTGGAAGTACGTTAACGGGGAGTGGGTTACAGCCGGTAAACCGGAGCCTGCCGGTAATGGTTGTGTGTACATCCATCCCGACTCACCCAACTTCGGAGCCCACTGGATGAAGGCACCTGTCTCCTTCAGCAAGGTCAAACTCACCAACAAGCTCAACGGAGGTGGACAG atcATGTTGAACTCTCTCCATAAGTATGAACCTCAGCTCCACATTGTGAGAGTGGGCGGAAGCCACCGAATGGTCACTAACGTCTCTTTCAGCGAAACACAGTTCATCGCTGTCACTGCCTACCAGAATGAAGAg ATCACCGCTCTGAAGATCAAATACAACCCGTTCGCTAAGGCTTTCCTGGATGCCAAAGAGAG GAACCACCCGAACAGTCCATTGGAGTCCCCATTTGATAGCCATATGGGAATTCAACACT GTGGCTGGTTTCTGTCTAACCCAGACTCGCTGTGTTCAGGTGGGGGTCCTAGCTTCCCCTATAGCGGGGGTCTGCCTCTCG CCCCTCATGGGTACAAGCACTACCCCCCCAGGCCAGCTCCCTACCCCCCCTCCTACCTGCCGCACCGCACGCACCCTTCTG tctctctgtctgagggGCTACAGGTGTTGTCTGGGGGTCCTGATGGCTGGTCCAGTGTCTCCTCCCCCGgcccctcctcctcagccctacCCATGACCACACCCTCCTCACCCCCGTCCACCAATAGCAGCAG TCAGTACCCTTGTTTGTGGACGGTCGGGCGTACAGACGGGAGTCCTGCCTCTTCTCCCTGCGCCCAGCTTCATGGACCAATCAACAGCGAGAGCCACCCACAGCCACCCAATCACGTCCGGCTGGGCGGGCCCGGTTGGCCACCTGTCTCCAGCCATTCCTTCTAA